A portion of the Oncorhynchus gorbuscha isolate QuinsamMale2020 ecotype Even-year linkage group LG07, OgorEven_v1.0, whole genome shotgun sequence genome contains these proteins:
- the LOC124039269 gene encoding interferon-induced protein with tetratricopeptide repeats 5-like isoform X2: MEVKLKALECHFTWSIRKRDIKELDSLPEKLLDRIMRFTTPKYHATYFNLLAFLSHLEENNVSALEYLHKAESALKDRQDDTELLVTYANFAWVHYHSGNLDDVDAYIGKLEIISKGIPSALNIQGSLPSVHGEKGWSLIRFGGLFYKRVKESFQKALEGEPDNASFNMGYALVLYRLEGMVKNKRVSSVMTAAANQLRKALSLEPDNSELMILLALKLQKNQENKVESLKLTKEALRLSPDVPHVLRYVAKYFRYEGSINECIQVLGKALELSPNSHFLHHQIGLCHKQQLIQMFEQKREGGEVKVGQIKAKVLVCIRHFARAVDLKPSNILARVNLAEAYGNNYQLEEAMKIFTVLLEDKSLSDSDKQLCSTGFGTFLYYRKMDEDGAVTEFKNAYQIPIESWYRKQAVKRLKQIAERWQANKKRVGEASEILSFLKQER, encoded by the coding sequence ATGGAAGTTAAGCTGAAAGCACTTGAGTGTCACTTCACATGGAGCATAAGGAAACGTGACATTAAGGAACTGGACAGCCTCCCTGAAAAACTCCTGGATCGCATCATGAGGTTTACCACGCCGAAATACCATGCCACATATTTCAACTTACTAGCGTTCCTGAGCCACCTGGAGGAAAATAATGTTAGTGCTCTTGAGTATCTCCACAAGGCTGAGAGTGCATTGAAGGATAGACAGGATGATACAGAGTTACTGGTGACCTATGCTAACTTTGCATGGGTTCACTATCACTCAGGAAACCTTGATGATGTGGATGCCTACATTGGAAAGCTGGAAATCATCAGTAAGGGAATTCCAAGTGCCTTAAATATTCAAGGCAGCTTACCTTCCGTACATGGTGAGAAAGGTTGGAGTCTTATCAGGTTTGGGGGATTATTTTACAAGAGGGTAAAAGAGAGCTTCCAGAAAGCTCTTGAGGGGGAACCAGACAATGCTTCTTTCAATATGGGCTATGCCCTGGTCCTGTACAGGTTGGAGGGCATGGTCAAGAATAAGAGAGTGAGTTCAGTGATGACTGCAGCTGCCAACCAGCTAAGGAAGGCCTTATCCTTGGAGCCTGATAACTCTGAACTTATGATCCTCCTAGCTCTGAAACttcaaaaaaatcaagaaaacAAAGTGGAGTCCTTGAAACTCACCAAAGAGGCCCTTAGGCTGTCTCCTGACGTGCCTCATGTACTACGTTATGTGGCCAAATATTTCAGATATGAGGGCTCCATCAATGAGTGCATACAGGTTTTGGGGAAAGCTCTGGAACTGTCTCCAAACTCCCACTTCCTCCATCACCAAATTGGCCTGTGTCACAAACAGCAGCTCATCCAGATGTTCGAGcagaagagggaagggggagaggtgaAAGTGGGCCAGATAAAAGCAAAAGTGTTGGTCTGCATCCGTCACTTCGCCAGAGCCGTAGATCTGAAGCCCTCCAACATCCTCGCCAGGGTGAACCTGGCTGAGGCCTACGGGAACAACTACCAGCTGGAAGAGGCGATGAAGATATTCACTGTACTTTTAGAGGACAAGTCCCTCAGTGACTCAGACAAGCAGCTCTGCTCCACCGGATTCGGCACGTTTCTTTACTACAGGAAGATGGACGAGGATGGCGCTGTGACAGAGTTCAAAAATGCCTACCAGATTCCAATTGAGAGTTGGTACAGGAAGCAGGCTGTGAAGAGGTTGAAGCAGATCGCAGAGAGGTGGCAGGCTAACAAAAAGAGAGTTGGCGAGGCCTCTGAGATTTTGTCGTTCCTCAAACAGGAGAGGTAG
- the LOC124039269 gene encoding interferon-induced protein with tetratricopeptide repeats 5-like isoform X1, with protein sequence MSASVKADMEVKLKALECHFTWSIRKRDIKELDSLPEKLLDRIMRFTTPKYHATYFNLLAFLSHLEENNVSALEYLHKAESALKDRQDDTELLVTYANFAWVHYHSGNLDDVDAYIGKLEIISKGIPSALNIQGSLPSVHGEKGWSLIRFGGLFYKRVKESFQKALEGEPDNASFNMGYALVLYRLEGMVKNKRVSSVMTAAANQLRKALSLEPDNSELMILLALKLQKNQENKVESLKLTKEALRLSPDVPHVLRYVAKYFRYEGSINECIQVLGKALELSPNSHFLHHQIGLCHKQQLIQMFEQKREGGEVKVGQIKAKVLVCIRHFARAVDLKPSNILARVNLAEAYGNNYQLEEAMKIFTVLLEDKSLSDSDKQLCSTGFGTFLYYRKMDEDGAVTEFKNAYQIPIESWYRKQAVKRLKQIAERWQANKKRVGEASEILSFLKQER encoded by the exons ATGAG TGCCTCGGTCAAAGCAGATATGGAAGTTAAGCTGAAAGCACTTGAGTGTCACTTCACATGGAGCATAAGGAAACGTGACATTAAGGAACTGGACAGCCTCCCTGAAAAACTCCTGGATCGCATCATGAGGTTTACCACGCCGAAATACCATGCCACATATTTCAACTTACTAGCGTTCCTGAGCCACCTGGAGGAAAATAATGTTAGTGCTCTTGAGTATCTCCACAAGGCTGAGAGTGCATTGAAGGATAGACAGGATGATACAGAGTTACTGGTGACCTATGCTAACTTTGCATGGGTTCACTATCACTCAGGAAACCTTGATGATGTGGATGCCTACATTGGAAAGCTGGAAATCATCAGTAAGGGAATTCCAAGTGCCTTAAATATTCAAGGCAGCTTACCTTCCGTACATGGTGAGAAAGGTTGGAGTCTTATCAGGTTTGGGGGATTATTTTACAAGAGGGTAAAAGAGAGCTTCCAGAAAGCTCTTGAGGGGGAACCAGACAATGCTTCTTTCAATATGGGCTATGCCCTGGTCCTGTACAGGTTGGAGGGCATGGTCAAGAATAAGAGAGTGAGTTCAGTGATGACTGCAGCTGCCAACCAGCTAAGGAAGGCCTTATCCTTGGAGCCTGATAACTCTGAACTTATGATCCTCCTAGCTCTGAAACttcaaaaaaatcaagaaaacAAAGTGGAGTCCTTGAAACTCACCAAAGAGGCCCTTAGGCTGTCTCCTGACGTGCCTCATGTACTACGTTATGTGGCCAAATATTTCAGATATGAGGGCTCCATCAATGAGTGCATACAGGTTTTGGGGAAAGCTCTGGAACTGTCTCCAAACTCCCACTTCCTCCATCACCAAATTGGCCTGTGTCACAAACAGCAGCTCATCCAGATGTTCGAGcagaagagggaagggggagaggtgaAAGTGGGCCAGATAAAAGCAAAAGTGTTGGTCTGCATCCGTCACTTCGCCAGAGCCGTAGATCTGAAGCCCTCCAACATCCTCGCCAGGGTGAACCTGGCTGAGGCCTACGGGAACAACTACCAGCTGGAAGAGGCGATGAAGATATTCACTGTACTTTTAGAGGACAAGTCCCTCAGTGACTCAGACAAGCAGCTCTGCTCCACCGGATTCGGCACGTTTCTTTACTACAGGAAGATGGACGAGGATGGCGCTGTGACAGAGTTCAAAAATGCCTACCAGATTCCAATTGAGAGTTGGTACAGGAAGCAGGCTGTGAAGAGGTTGAAGCAGATCGCAGAGAGGTGGCAGGCTAACAAAAAGAGAGTTGGCGAGGCCTCTGAGATTTTGTCGTTCCTCAAACAGGAGAGGTAG